In bacterium YEK0313, one genomic interval encodes:
- the mccA gene encoding O-acetylserine dependent cystathionine beta-synthase: protein MPIHASLVEAIGNTPLIKLNRASAATGCTILGKAEFLNPGQSVKDRAALYLIKDAMDRGLVRPGGTIVEGTAGNTGIGLAMVGRAMGLGCVIVIPETQSQEKKDALRQLGASLIEVPAVPYANPNNYVKVSERTAARLARENPDGAFWANQFDNVANRKAHIETTGPEIWRDTGGRIDGFICAIGSGGTLVGTAMALKGYSDKIAIGCADPMGAAMYSWFTHGELKSSGSSITEGIGQGRVTRNIEDAPVDVAFQIPDEEAIPVMFDLLDHEGLCVGPSSGINVAGAIRLARHLGPGHTIVTILADYGFRYASKIYNPAFLRSKGLGVPEWLERQPLPLVDLVPVP, encoded by the coding sequence ATGCCCATTCACGCCTCTCTTGTCGAAGCGATCGGCAACACGCCGCTCATCAAGCTGAACCGGGCGAGCGCGGCCACCGGCTGCACCATTCTCGGCAAGGCCGAATTCCTCAATCCCGGCCAGTCGGTGAAGGACCGGGCGGCGCTGTACCTGATCAAGGACGCCATGGACCGCGGCCTGGTCAGGCCCGGCGGCACCATCGTCGAGGGGACCGCCGGCAATACCGGCATCGGCCTTGCCATGGTCGGGCGCGCCATGGGCCTCGGCTGCGTCATCGTCATTCCGGAGACCCAGTCCCAGGAAAAGAAGGATGCGCTGCGCCAGCTCGGCGCGAGCCTCATCGAGGTGCCCGCGGTTCCCTATGCCAACCCGAACAACTATGTGAAGGTCTCCGAGCGGACCGCCGCGCGGCTCGCGCGCGAAAATCCCGACGGCGCCTTCTGGGCCAATCAGTTCGACAATGTCGCCAACCGCAAGGCCCATATCGAGACCACCGGGCCGGAGATCTGGCGCGACACGGGCGGTCGCATCGACGGCTTCATCTGCGCCATAGGCTCGGGCGGCACGCTGGTCGGCACCGCCATGGCGCTGAAGGGCTACAGCGACAAGATCGCCATCGGCTGCGCCGATCCGATGGGCGCGGCCATGTATTCCTGGTTCACCCATGGCGAGCTGAAATCCTCGGGCTCGTCGATCACCGAGGGCATCGGCCAGGGCCGCGTGACGCGCAATATCGAAGACGCACCGGTCGACGTCGCCTTCCAGATCCCGGACGAAGAGGCGATCCCGGTCATGTTCGACCTGCTCGACCACGAGGGCCTGTGCGTCGGGCCGTCGAGCGGCATCAATGTCGCGGGCGCGATCCGGCTCGCCCGCCATCTCGGTCCCGGCCATACCATCGTGACCATCCTCGCCGACTACGGCTTCCGCTACGCCTCCAAGATCTACAATCCCGCCTTCCTGCGATCGAAGGGTCTCGGTGTGCCCGAATGGCTCGAGCGCCAGCCGCTGCCCCTCGTCGACCTCGTTCCGGTGCCTTGA
- the livF_27 gene encoding High-affinity branched-chain amino acid transport ATP-binding protein LivF: MHHEPALRLSGVNAFYGDSHILHDVSLDLPTGQILALLGRNGAGKTTCMNAIAGLLSSRTGRIAVAGQDIATLAPEAISRMGVALVPQGRRVFRSLTVEEHLAVARRTSPPAGRAIWTREQIYSLFPRLKERRSHLAGLLSGGEQQMLAIGRALMTAPRVLLMDEPTEGLAPQIVAEVGSIVRRLRATGLSVVLVEQHMAFALQLADQVAVISTGRVVAQGPAGEIMADRSGLEEHLGVH, from the coding sequence TTGCATCATGAGCCCGCCCTCAGGCTGTCCGGCGTCAACGCCTTCTATGGCGACAGCCACATCCTGCACGACGTTTCGCTGGATCTGCCCACGGGCCAGATCTTGGCCCTGCTCGGGCGCAACGGCGCTGGCAAGACCACCTGCATGAATGCCATCGCCGGTCTGCTGTCGTCACGGACGGGGCGGATCGCCGTTGCGGGACAGGATATTGCCACCCTCGCTCCCGAGGCGATCTCCCGGATGGGGGTGGCGCTGGTTCCGCAGGGACGGCGCGTCTTCAGGAGCCTGACCGTCGAGGAACACCTGGCTGTGGCACGGCGAACCTCGCCGCCGGCGGGCCGCGCGATCTGGACCAGAGAGCAGATTTACAGCCTTTTTCCGCGGCTGAAGGAACGACGGAGCCATCTCGCGGGGCTACTTTCAGGAGGCGAGCAGCAGATGCTGGCCATCGGGCGGGCCCTGATGACGGCACCGCGCGTCCTGCTGATGGATGAGCCCACGGAGGGGCTGGCGCCCCAGATCGTTGCCGAAGTCGGGTCTATCGTGCGGCGTCTGCGTGCAACGGGGCTTTCGGTAGTCCTGGTCGAGCAGCACATGGCTTTTGCGTTGCAGCTCGCCGACCAGGTCGCCGTCATCAGCACGGGACGAGTCGTCGCCCAGGGGCCGGCAGGCGAGATCATGGCCGACAGGAGCGGCCTCGAAGAGCATCTCGGCGTTCACTGA
- the lptB_23 gene encoding Lipopolysaccharide export system ATP-binding protein LptB, producing MTALEISGVRKSFGGLDVIQGVSFRVERGERRLLLGPNGAGKTTLFNLIAGDLRPSGGQILIQGRDVSTLPSFRRAAFGIGRTFQILALFGRETVIGNVVMALLGGSRRRWNPVRAISSDRELRDRAMAVLARVKLDVLADRPVQETSYGEKRRLEIAMALAQDPQILLLDEPLAGLSREERGTVSELLDGLPRELTIVMIEHDMDVALAFAEKIALLHHGKLVVDGTRDAVIADPRTREAYLAS from the coding sequence ATGACGGCGCTCGAAATCTCTGGTGTGCGCAAGAGCTTCGGTGGTCTGGACGTCATCCAAGGCGTCTCCTTCCGGGTCGAGCGCGGCGAGCGGCGGCTCCTGCTCGGTCCCAACGGGGCCGGCAAGACGACCCTGTTCAACCTGATCGCGGGGGATCTGCGGCCCAGCGGCGGGCAGATCCTGATCCAAGGGCGCGATGTCTCGACGCTGCCCAGCTTCCGTCGCGCGGCTTTTGGCATCGGGCGGACCTTTCAGATCCTGGCGCTTTTCGGGCGCGAGACGGTGATCGGCAATGTCGTCATGGCACTTCTGGGCGGCAGCCGGCGACGGTGGAACCCGGTCCGCGCGATCAGCTCCGACCGGGAACTGCGCGACCGCGCGATGGCGGTTCTGGCGCGGGTCAAGCTGGATGTGCTGGCCGACCGTCCCGTCCAGGAAACCTCCTACGGCGAGAAGCGGCGTCTCGAAATTGCGATGGCGCTGGCGCAGGACCCGCAAATCCTCCTGCTGGACGAGCCGCTCGCCGGCCTCTCGCGGGAGGAGCGGGGCACCGTGAGCGAGCTTCTCGACGGCCTGCCGCGTGAGCTCACCATCGTCATGATCGAGCACGACATGGATGTCGCGCTCGCCTTCGCCGAGAAGATCGCGCTGCTTCACCACGGAAAGCTGGTCGTCGATGGGACGCGAGACGCTGTTATCGCCGATCCGCGCACCAGGGAGGCCTATCTTGCATCATGA
- a CDS encoding leucine/isoleucine/valine transporter permease subunit: MKPIILFLCAAALAPLVLPGEFYLAIATQILIYGLFAVSVNLIAGYCGMVSLGQAAFLGISGYVFAVLTATQGWPVWAAIMAALLTTTAAGALFGLVALRTSGLSFLMITLALGQIVWGVAFRYVDLTNGENGVSLPRIESPFAHGTGLYYLSLVVVAACLLLVAMLARSPLGAAMQGVRDQPRRMGTLGYHVWAIRYTGYVMSAFLAAVSGILYVLLFRFISPHALSLTVSSEAVLMVIAGGLGTALGPVAGAGLVVLLKNVASAYTDRWPTLLGLIFLFIIIVAPEGLLPGMHRLKSSLAARWSQARPLADATLDRHSRMDGARS; this comes from the coding sequence ATGAAGCCGATCATTCTGTTTCTGTGCGCCGCAGCCCTGGCGCCTCTGGTCCTGCCGGGCGAATTCTATCTCGCCATCGCAACCCAGATCCTGATCTACGGCCTCTTCGCCGTCAGCGTGAACCTTATCGCCGGCTACTGCGGCATGGTCTCGCTCGGCCAGGCCGCCTTCCTCGGCATTTCCGGCTATGTCTTCGCGGTTCTGACCGCGACGCAGGGGTGGCCGGTCTGGGCCGCCATCATGGCCGCGCTCTTGACGACCACCGCTGCCGGCGCCTTGTTCGGTCTCGTCGCACTCCGCACGTCGGGCCTCAGCTTCCTGATGATCACGCTCGCGCTCGGGCAGATCGTCTGGGGCGTCGCCTTTCGCTATGTCGACCTGACCAACGGCGAGAACGGCGTATCCCTGCCGCGGATCGAGAGCCCGTTCGCCCACGGCACGGGGCTCTACTATCTGAGCCTCGTCGTCGTCGCCGCATGCCTCCTCCTGGTCGCGATGCTGGCGCGGTCCCCCCTTGGAGCGGCGATGCAGGGCGTGCGCGATCAGCCGCGCCGTATGGGCACGCTCGGCTATCACGTCTGGGCGATCCGTTACACGGGCTATGTCATGTCGGCTTTCCTGGCGGCGGTGTCCGGCATTCTCTATGTGCTGCTCTTTCGCTTCATCAGCCCTCACGCGCTGTCGCTGACCGTGTCGTCGGAGGCGGTTTTGATGGTGATCGCGGGCGGTCTCGGCACCGCGCTCGGCCCGGTGGCCGGGGCGGGCCTGGTCGTGCTCCTGAAAAACGTCGCCAGCGCATATACGGACCGGTGGCCGACGCTGCTCGGCCTGATCTTCCTCTTCATCATCATCGTCGCCCCCGAGGGACTTCTGCCCGGCATGCATCGTCTCAAATCGTCGCTTGCGGCGCGATGGTCCCAGGCTCGGCCGCTGGCGGATGCGACGCTGGATCGCCATTCGCGGATGGACGGAGCTCGCTCATGA
- the ttuB_2 gene encoding Putative tartrate transporter — protein sequence MAASQYDPDNPQHRAILNRVAWRLVPLLAAMYSMAYLDRINIGSAALTMNADLGISPSVFGLATSVFLVGYLVLEIPSNLLFVRFGARIWLTRIMLTWGAISAATAFIQSPTQLVIARILLGIAEAGFFPGMILYLAMWFPKEVRGRMFFLTTLPFAVIVGAPASTALIQYTDGWFGIAGWRIMFFVEGLLPIALGLITARYLTSKPSEATWLPERDRQWLSSVVEVSGSEKHSVLASLKLVFGNAQLALFALAYGLLQMGFYAQLIFTPQIIAAFGATFQVSLSVVQIGLLTAIPSVIGTIANYFWARHSDRTNERIWHATVGAAICSSGVILCVASKNVVVLLAGLTMLQGGLMFALVPLWQLPTRGLSTSAAAVVIAVVNSVGIVGSFISPLVIGWLRERTGSFDSGLIFIAAMLALAGLCIVVGGTVFERRRLERERLLGLNILSTGEPS from the coding sequence ATGGCAGCGAGCCAATACGACCCGGACAATCCGCAGCATCGCGCCATCCTCAATCGGGTGGCTTGGCGCCTCGTGCCACTGCTCGCGGCGATGTACTCGATGGCCTATCTCGACCGGATCAACATCGGTTCGGCCGCCTTGACGATGAATGCCGACCTCGGGATCTCGCCGAGCGTTTTCGGCCTGGCGACCAGTGTGTTCCTTGTCGGCTACCTCGTCCTTGAGATCCCGAGCAACCTCCTGTTCGTGCGGTTCGGGGCTCGGATCTGGCTGACGCGGATCATGCTGACCTGGGGCGCCATCTCGGCGGCGACGGCCTTCATCCAGAGCCCGACACAGTTGGTCATCGCGCGAATTCTCCTCGGCATCGCGGAGGCCGGATTCTTTCCCGGCATGATCCTCTATCTTGCAATGTGGTTTCCGAAGGAGGTGAGGGGGCGCATGTTCTTCCTCACCACCTTGCCCTTCGCAGTCATCGTCGGCGCGCCAGCCTCCACTGCACTGATCCAATACACCGATGGCTGGTTCGGCATCGCGGGCTGGCGGATCATGTTCTTTGTCGAAGGCCTGCTGCCCATTGCACTCGGCCTCATCACCGCCCGCTACCTCACCTCCAAGCCTTCCGAGGCCACCTGGCTGCCCGAACGAGACCGGCAATGGCTGTCGTCGGTGGTCGAGGTTTCCGGCTCCGAGAAACACAGCGTCCTGGCAAGCCTGAAGCTGGTCTTCGGCAATGCCCAGCTGGCGCTGTTCGCCCTGGCCTACGGCCTGCTTCAGATGGGCTTCTACGCCCAGCTGATCTTCACGCCGCAAATCATCGCCGCCTTCGGTGCGACGTTCCAGGTGAGCCTGTCGGTCGTGCAGATCGGTCTGCTGACCGCCATCCCGAGCGTTATCGGCACGATCGCGAACTATTTCTGGGCGCGGCATTCCGACCGGACCAACGAGCGCATCTGGCACGCGACCGTCGGAGCCGCGATCTGCTCGTCCGGCGTCATCCTCTGCGTGGCGTCGAAGAATGTCGTCGTCCTGCTGGCCGGCCTCACCATGCTTCAGGGCGGGCTGATGTTCGCGCTCGTTCCGCTCTGGCAATTGCCAACCCGCGGTCTCTCGACGAGCGCGGCGGCCGTCGTCATCGCCGTCGTCAATTCCGTCGGCATCGTCGGATCATTCATCAGCCCGCTGGTCATTGGCTGGCTGCGTGAGCGCACCGGTTCATTCGACAGCGGCCTGATCTTCATTGCGGCCATGCTGGCCCTGGCAGGCCTGTGCATTGTCGTCGGTGGAACGGTCTTCGAGCGCCGCCGGCTCGAGCGCGAGCGACTGCTCGGCCTGAACATCCTTTCAACCGGAGAACCCTCATGA
- the nemA_1 gene encoding N-ethylmaleimide reductase, whose product MTTLFDPIKFGAINAPNRVLMAPLTRARGTREHLPTPIMAEYYRQRASAGLIISEATGISREGLGWPFATGIWSDAQIAAWSNVTAAVHEAGGRIFCQLWHMGRLVHPSLRDGEVPVSASATVAPGFAHTYEGKQPHVEARALAPDEIGRVIQDYRQGARNALRAGFDGVQIHAANGYLIDQFLRASANLRDDAYGGSIANRQRLLVEVCEAVGEIVGADRLAVRLSPNGESQGVKDPDPEPLFTAVAGRLSDFGIAFLELREPPPEGTRGRPDHPPVAPAIRRAFKGPLVLNSDFDLERASLTVASGAADAVSFGRAFLANPDLPARFAGRAPLNSDDMGTWYSQGVEGYLDYPSLATGRG is encoded by the coding sequence ATGACGACCCTGTTCGACCCGATCAAGTTCGGCGCCATCAATGCGCCGAACCGCGTCCTGATGGCGCCTTTGACGCGCGCCCGCGGGACGCGCGAGCACCTGCCGACGCCGATCATGGCCGAGTACTACCGGCAGCGGGCGAGCGCCGGACTGATCATCAGCGAAGCCACGGGAATCAGCCGAGAAGGTCTCGGCTGGCCCTTTGCAACCGGCATCTGGTCCGATGCGCAGATCGCAGCCTGGTCGAATGTCACGGCCGCGGTACACGAGGCGGGCGGCAGGATCTTTTGTCAGCTTTGGCACATGGGGCGCCTCGTGCATCCAAGCCTTCGCGATGGCGAGGTTCCCGTCTCCGCGTCGGCGACGGTTGCGCCGGGATTCGCGCATACCTATGAGGGCAAGCAGCCCCATGTCGAGGCACGCGCGCTCGCGCCCGATGAAATCGGCCGGGTCATCCAGGACTATCGGCAGGGCGCACGGAACGCGTTGCGCGCGGGCTTCGACGGTGTTCAGATCCACGCAGCCAACGGCTATCTGATCGACCAGTTTCTGCGTGCGAGCGCCAACCTTCGCGATGATGCCTATGGGGGCTCCATCGCCAATCGTCAGCGCCTGCTCGTCGAGGTCTGCGAAGCCGTCGGCGAAATCGTCGGCGCGGACCGGTTGGCGGTGAGGCTGTCACCGAATGGCGAGTCCCAGGGGGTCAAGGATCCGGATCCCGAGCCGCTTTTCACTGCCGTCGCGGGACGCCTCTCGGACTTCGGAATCGCCTTTCTCGAACTGCGCGAGCCGCCGCCGGAGGGAACGCGCGGCAGGCCGGACCATCCTCCGGTTGCCCCGGCCATCCGTCGTGCATTCAAGGGGCCGCTGGTGCTCAACTCCGATTTCGATCTCGAGCGGGCGAGCCTGACCGTTGCTTCCGGCGCGGCGGACGCCGTCAGTTTCGGCCGTGCGTTCCTCGCAAACCCGGACCTCCCCGCCCGATTCGCCGGTCGCGCGCCACTCAACAGCGACGACATGGGGACCTGGTACTCGCAAGGCGTCGAGGGCTATCTCGACTACCCGTCACTCGCCACAGGGCGAGGATGA
- the livH_31 gene encoding High-affinity branched-chain amino acid transport system permease protein LivH: MFWINGLLNSLAFGAILFLLAVGFSLIFGLMRVANLAHGALFMLGGYVATSAVGYGFIAAVLAAAAACAALGGLVERLLIRRLAGRELAQVLGTLGLAFIIADQCLLVWSGDPIAQPAPQALRGAVQVAGLAFPAYRLALIAAAISALAAIWLLVERTTLGARIRAAVDDRDMARATGIPVSVLFTTVFCIGAGLAGMGGALAAPIMSVYPGLDAEMLPLALLVIILGGIGSLTGAFVGSMLIGLIYTFGQMLLPDLAYVILFLPMVVVLALRPQGLFGRHLA; encoded by the coding sequence ATGTTCTGGATCAACGGGCTTCTCAACAGCCTGGCCTTCGGAGCGATCCTGTTCCTCCTGGCCGTCGGCTTTTCGCTGATCTTCGGCCTCATGCGCGTCGCCAATCTCGCCCACGGCGCGCTTTTCATGCTCGGCGGCTATGTCGCGACCTCAGCGGTCGGCTACGGCTTCATCGCGGCCGTGCTGGCGGCCGCGGCGGCCTGCGCCGCGCTCGGCGGCCTTGTCGAGCGCCTCCTGATCCGCCGGCTGGCGGGGAGGGAGCTCGCCCAGGTGCTCGGGACGCTTGGACTGGCCTTCATCATCGCCGACCAGTGCCTGCTCGTCTGGTCCGGAGATCCGATTGCCCAGCCGGCGCCGCAGGCTCTGCGCGGAGCCGTGCAGGTGGCAGGCCTGGCCTTTCCCGCCTATCGCCTGGCGCTGATCGCCGCCGCGATCAGCGCGCTGGCGGCGATCTGGCTCCTCGTCGAGCGCACCACGCTCGGCGCGCGCATCCGCGCCGCGGTCGACGATCGCGACATGGCGCGCGCCACCGGCATTCCGGTATCCGTCCTGTTCACGACCGTGTTCTGCATCGGCGCCGGGCTTGCCGGCATGGGCGGGGCGCTCGCCGCTCCGATCATGTCGGTCTATCCGGGGCTCGATGCCGAAATGCTGCCGCTGGCTTTGCTCGTCATCATCCTCGGCGGGATCGGCTCCCTCACCGGCGCCTTCGTCGGCAGCATGCTGATCGGGCTGATCTACACTTTCGGCCAGATGCTTCTGCCGGACCTCGCCTACGTCATTCTGTTCCTGCCCATGGTCGTCGTGCTCGCGCTGCGTCCGCAGGGCCTCTTCGGAAGGCACCTGGCATGA
- the alaS_2 gene encoding Alanine--tRNA ligase encodes MPTEFVFRDDAYRQETEATVTGLTEKDGVAGVVLDRTVFYATGGGQPGDSGVLVAADGERRVTVAVYGETKQDIVHVLEPGAVPPAIGAKVVARIDWPTRYKRMRMHTGLHLLSVVLPYPVTGGSVGTDEARLDFDIPEAGLDRDVITEQLNALIAKDAAVSERWISDAELEANPGLVKTMSVKPPMGTGKVRLVEIAGLDLQPCGGTHVRRTGEIGRLAISAIEKKGKQNRRVRVVFA; translated from the coding sequence ATGCCTACTGAATTCGTGTTTCGCGACGACGCCTATCGCCAGGAGACGGAAGCGACCGTTACCGGCCTGACCGAAAAGGACGGCGTGGCCGGCGTCGTGCTCGATCGCACCGTGTTTTATGCGACCGGCGGGGGCCAGCCTGGCGACAGCGGCGTGCTGGTGGCTGCCGACGGCGAGCGCAGAGTGACGGTCGCCGTCTATGGCGAGACCAAGCAGGACATCGTCCATGTCCTCGAGCCCGGCGCCGTGCCGCCCGCGATCGGCGCGAAGGTCGTCGCCCGCATCGACTGGCCGACCCGCTACAAGCGCATGCGCATGCATACCGGCCTGCACCTGCTGTCGGTGGTGCTGCCCTATCCGGTCACCGGCGGCTCGGTCGGTACCGACGAGGCGAGGCTCGATTTCGACATCCCCGAAGCCGGCCTCGATCGCGACGTGATCACCGAGCAGCTCAATGCCCTGATCGCGAAGGACGCAGCGGTCAGCGAGCGCTGGATCAGCGATGCCGAGCTCGAGGCCAATCCCGGCCTCGTCAAGACCATGTCGGTGAAGCCGCCGATGGGCACCGGCAAGGTGCGCCTCGTCGAGATTGCCGGGCTCGACCTGCAGCCCTGCGGCGGCACCCATGTCCGGCGCACCGGCGAGATCGGCCGGCTCGCCATTTCCGCGATCGAGAAGAAAGGCAAGCAGAACCGGCGCGTCCGCGTCGTCTTCGCTTGA
- the nicC gene encoding 6-hydroxynicotinate 3-monooxygenase precursor, whose amino-acid sequence MSKATMMPQDRRRAIVIGGSMSGLFAAHLLLRQGWDVNVHERISAELAGRGAGIVTHDELFDVLRLCGVDSEAARIGVAVTGRRVFAGDGTIVGEHALPQILTSWGHLYGLLRQAMPEGCYHHGVELDSLTVSDSGVEAHFSNGSTARADLLIGADGIFSTVRRQLLPQVAPSYVGYIAWRGLVDEADLSAGTRAALFDSFAFSLPPGEQMLGYPVAGADEAMEPGRRRYNFVWYRPAAPGTVLRELLTDVDGVQHELSIPPNKIRPAVCREMRTAARRLLSPQFAEVVEATRQPFIQAIQDLETSQMAIGDRVALIGDAAFVARPHVGMGVTKAASDALVLVGALADSGGDIGRALRVFEASRLPYGRAVIKRARDLGAYMQAQLLTDEERQLAERHRRPEAVMAETAVASGIAA is encoded by the coding sequence ATGTCGAAGGCCACTATGATGCCGCAGGATCGCCGGCGGGCCATTGTGATCGGCGGATCGATGTCAGGCCTGTTCGCGGCCCATCTCCTGTTGCGGCAAGGCTGGGACGTCAACGTCCACGAGCGCATTTCGGCCGAGCTCGCCGGCCGAGGGGCCGGCATCGTGACGCATGACGAACTGTTTGACGTTCTGCGGCTCTGCGGCGTCGACAGCGAGGCTGCGCGGATCGGTGTCGCCGTGACCGGAAGGCGCGTCTTTGCCGGTGACGGCACGATTGTCGGTGAGCATGCGCTGCCACAGATTCTCACATCCTGGGGCCACCTCTATGGCCTGTTGCGCCAGGCCATGCCGGAGGGGTGCTATCATCACGGCGTCGAGCTCGACAGCCTGACCGTCTCGGACAGCGGCGTAGAGGCTCACTTTTCCAATGGGAGCACGGCGCGTGCGGACCTGCTGATCGGCGCGGACGGCATCTTCTCCACGGTGCGCAGGCAGCTCCTGCCGCAAGTGGCGCCGTCCTATGTCGGCTACATAGCCTGGCGCGGTCTGGTGGACGAGGCGGATCTGTCGGCGGGGACGCGGGCGGCACTTTTCGACAGCTTCGCCTTCTCACTCCCTCCGGGGGAGCAGATGCTCGGCTATCCCGTGGCCGGTGCCGACGAGGCCATGGAGCCGGGGCGGCGGCGCTACAATTTCGTGTGGTATCGCCCGGCTGCGCCCGGCACGGTGCTGCGCGAGCTTCTGACCGATGTCGACGGCGTCCAGCACGAGCTTTCCATTCCCCCGAACAAGATCCGGCCGGCAGTGTGCCGGGAGATGCGTACGGCAGCCCGGCGGCTGCTCTCGCCGCAGTTCGCCGAAGTCGTCGAGGCGACGCGGCAGCCCTTCATCCAGGCTATTCAGGACCTGGAGACATCGCAGATGGCGATTGGAGACCGTGTCGCGCTGATCGGCGATGCGGCGTTCGTAGCGCGCCCCCATGTCGGCATGGGCGTGACCAAGGCCGCGAGCGATGCCCTCGTTCTCGTGGGGGCGCTGGCAGATAGTGGCGGCGACATCGGACGAGCGCTCCGCGTCTTCGAGGCTTCGCGGCTGCCCTACGGCCGGGCCGTCATCAAGCGCGCGCGCGACCTCGGCGCCTACATGCAGGCCCAGTTGTTGACGGACGAGGAGCGCCAGCTCGCCGAGCGCCATCGCCGGCCCGAGGCCGTGATGGCGGAAACCGCGGTCGCAAGCGGCATCGCCGCTTGA
- the sseA gene encoding 3-mercaptopyruvate sulfurtransferase, which produces MTALPSPWLRSTEWLAERLDAPDLVIIDGSYYLSTMNRDAEAEFAAGHIPGAQRFDIDTVKDTESDLPHMMPPTPAFSAALRKLGIGDGQSVVIYDGAGLFSAPRVWWMFRSFGVERVFILDGGLPKWVDEGRPLETGPARARAARHFTARRNHGAVADLGDVKKALASGRAQVVDARPAERFRGEAAEPRAGLKSGHMPGAFNVPFSAIVKDGRLADVETIKSAFAGAGVDLDKPIITSCGSGVSAAILWLAIDAAGRQPAGLYDGSWAEWGGRDDCPVVKGE; this is translated from the coding sequence ATGACTGCCCTGCCCTCGCCCTGGCTGCGCTCCACCGAATGGCTTGCCGAACGGCTCGACGCGCCTGATCTCGTCATCATCGATGGCTCGTATTACCTCTCGACCATGAACCGGGACGCCGAAGCCGAATTCGCCGCCGGCCACATTCCCGGCGCCCAGCGTTTCGACATCGATACGGTGAAGGACACCGAGAGCGATCTGCCGCACATGATGCCGCCGACGCCGGCCTTCTCCGCGGCGCTGCGCAAGCTCGGCATCGGCGACGGCCAGTCCGTGGTGATCTATGACGGCGCCGGCCTGTTCTCGGCCCCGCGCGTCTGGTGGATGTTCCGCAGCTTCGGCGTCGAGCGCGTCTTCATCCTCGACGGCGGCCTGCCGAAATGGGTGGACGAGGGCCGGCCGCTCGAAACCGGCCCGGCCCGCGCACGGGCCGCCAGGCATTTCACGGCGAGGCGCAATCACGGCGCCGTCGCCGATCTCGGCGACGTCAAGAAGGCGCTCGCCTCCGGCCGCGCCCAGGTCGTGGATGCGCGCCCTGCCGAGCGCTTCCGCGGCGAAGCGGCGGAGCCGCGCGCCGGGCTGAAGTCCGGCCACATGCCCGGCGCCTTCAACGTGCCTTTCTCGGCCATCGTGAAGGACGGGCGGCTCGCCGATGTCGAGACGATCAAGTCTGCCTTCGCCGGTGCCGGCGTCGATCTCGACAAGCCGATCATCACCAGCTGCGGCTCCGGCGTCTCGGCCGCCATTCTCTGGCTGGCAATCGACGCCGCCGGCCGCCAACCGGCCGGCCTCTACGACGGCTCCTGGGCCGAATGGGGCGGCCGCGACGATTGCCCGGTGGTGAAGGGCGAATAG